The Desulfovibrio inopinatus DSM 10711 genome segment TATGCGTGATGGGAACCAAGCGCTTATTGATCCAATGACGATTGAACAAAAGCGCTTTTTTTTCAAATTATTAACCGAAATAGGGTTCAAGGAGATCGAAGTCGGGTTTCCCGCAGCTTCACAGGTTGACTATGATTTCATCCGGGAACTCATTGAGCACAATGCGATACCGAGTGATGTGACCATTCAAGTGTTAACGCAAGCCCGTGAAGATATAATTCAAAAAACGTTTCAAGCGCTTACAGGGGTACCACGCGCCGTTGTGCACGTATATAATGCGACTGCGCCCGTTTTTCGAGACGTTGTTTTTAAAGTGGATAAATTGGGTTGCAAGAATATAGCGGCCAACGCTGCGCGTCTGATTCGAAGCGAGATGAAGCGACGTCCGGAGACAGAGTGGATTTTTGAATATTCTCCGGAAACGTTTTGTTTTACGGAATTAGATTTTAGTTTGGAGAACTGTGAAGCTGTTATTGATGTAATGCAACCGACCCTTGACAATAAAATGATTGTGAACCTGCCAACAACGGTTGAAGTGTCCACTCCAAATGTTTTTGCTGATCAAATAGAGTGGTTTTGCAGGAAAATATCCAGACGTGAGAGCCTTATTATAAGCGTTCATCCTCATAATGATCGAGGAACGGCTGTGGCGACAGCGGAACTGGCATTGTTAGCCGGGGCACAGCGTATTGAAGGCACGCTTTTTGGAAATGGTGAGCGTACTGGAAATGTGGATATCTTCAATCTGGCAATGAATTTGTATTCTTCAGGTGTTAATCCACATCTTAATTTTTCAAATATAGACGAAATCGTACAAAAGGTGACGGCGTGCACACAGCTGCCCCTTCATCCTCGACATCCGTATGCAGGAGAATTGGTTTATACTGCATTTTCAGGATCTCACCAAGATGCGATCAAAAAAGGATTTGCCGCGCGAAAAGAATGTGAGCGGAAATATTGGGAGGTTCCTTATCTTCCCATTGATCCTTCAGACATCGGGCGAAACTATGAGGCTGTAATACGTCTGAATAGTCAGTCCGGAAAAGGAGGAGTCGCATATATCTTGGAAGAACAAGGTGTCATCTTGCCACGTGGCATCCAAATTGAGTTTAGTCGAATAGTTCAGTCTGTGGCAGATCAATCGCAAAAAGAAATAAGCAAAGACATGGTTTGGCAATTATTTCAAGAGACATACTTGTTTCCACCAGCTCCATTTGAACTTCTTGATGTGCATGTGGAAGATGAACAAGAGAATATGAAATTGGACGCGGCAATTCGTACACCTGAAGGAATTCAGCATATTCAAGGGCGCAGCAATGGACCTCTCGCCGCGTATGTTGAGGCCTGCTCTTCTCTTGGCTTGCATTTCGATATTGTTGATTATCACGAGCACGCACGTTCATCGGGAGCGCGGTCTGACGCTTTTGCGTATGTTGAAATTCTGTTTCAAAATAAAAGACTGTTCGGCGTTGGGCGTCATGCGAATATACTGAAGGCATCCCTTCTTGCCGTTGTATGCGCAATGAATAGGGGGGTGGGGGACCAGCTCATTTCTTTTGAAAGGAATTTTGAAAGGAAAAAAGAAATATGTTGAAGATGAGTCGAAGGGTGGAGGGAGAAGACCTTAGTTCTTCTCCCGAAGGAATTGTCCAGGAGGGCAACCCAAAGCTTTGCGGTACATTTCAATGAAAGCACTGAGGCTATTATAGCCAAGATCAAGAGCGATACGCGTAATCGTATTTCCTTTATCAAGTCGATGAATTGCTTCCTGAAGTATCAGCCGCTTTCTCCAGGCCCCAAATGTCAAACCCGTTTCCAGAACAAACAGACGCGATAAGGTCCGTGGGCTTGCTCCAGTGTAACAAGCCCATTCACTTAATTTGCGTTGATCGCCAGGATTTTTCAAGAGGGCATCCATAACGCGCAGCACACGTGCATCGTTGGCCATCGGTAAATGAAGATCCGTCGATTCTGCCTCTCGGAGTTCATCCAATATAACAGCCATAAGGCGCCAGCCGGGTCCATCAGGAGAATACCTGTCGCCATAAGACATTGCTTTCAAAATTAATTCTCGAAGAAGCGCAGATACCTGTAAGACCGTACAAGCGCTTGGCAATTGTTGAGTGACGGAAGGATCAATGAAAAGATTTCGTAGCGAAACCGCACCGGGGAAATAAACTTCATGCTCAATCCCTGGAGGAACCCACACGGCCTGTGATGGAGGGACAATCCAAATATCACGCTGACAAATGACTTTCATCACTCCACTGCTGGCAAAAATACACTGGCCACGAGGGTG includes the following:
- the leuA gene encoding 2-isopropylmalate synthase encodes the protein MLTHPENKYQPFQIVNLNDRQWPNVIQQHAPAWCSVDMRDGNQALIDPMTIEQKRFFFKLLTEIGFKEIEVGFPAASQVDYDFIRELIEHNAIPSDVTIQVLTQAREDIIQKTFQALTGVPRAVVHVYNATAPVFRDVVFKVDKLGCKNIAANAARLIRSEMKRRPETEWIFEYSPETFCFTELDFSLENCEAVIDVMQPTLDNKMIVNLPTTVEVSTPNVFADQIEWFCRKISRRESLIISVHPHNDRGTAVATAELALLAGAQRIEGTLFGNGERTGNVDIFNLAMNLYSSGVNPHLNFSNIDEIVQKVTACTQLPLHPRHPYAGELVYTAFSGSHQDAIKKGFAARKECERKYWEVPYLPIDPSDIGRNYEAVIRLNSQSGKGGVAYILEEQGVILPRGIQIEFSRIVQSVADQSQKEISKDMVWQLFQETYLFPPAPFELLDVHVEDEQENMKLDAAIRTPEGIQHIQGRSNGPLAAYVEACSSLGLHFDIVDYHEHARSSGARSDAFAYVEILFQNKRLFGVGRHANILKASLLAVVCAMNRGVGDQLISFERNFERKKEIC
- a CDS encoding AraC family transcriptional regulator, translated to MDITKLTKLPPVNTGYRIDPLLPIIPLTMQVDQAGCNAPHAHPRGQCIFASSGVMKVICQRDIWIVPPSQAVWVPPGIEHEVYFPGAVSLRNLFIDPSVTQQLPSACTVLQVSALLRELILKAMSYGDRYSPDGPGWRLMAVILDELREAESTDLHLPMANDARVLRVMDALLKNPGDQRKLSEWACYTGASPRTLSRLFVLETGLTFGAWRKRLILQEAIHRLDKGNTITRIALDLGYNSLSAFIEMYRKALGCPPGQFLREKN